The following coding sequences lie in one Ignavibacteria bacterium genomic window:
- a CDS encoding methyltransferase domain-containing protein, whose amino-acid sequence MRENKKDTLNRLTFYLEDSSNILNLGYGDGVDAKYFSDKGFNISAIDISQVAIDNLKDINIDVKVYDIKNKLKDGGCLYITSKTQSFQDKIKTGKQFLHKKEWIKILNYYFQDIRITEHSGKLYNKYCQWLEIECYKINDVSI is encoded by the coding sequence ATGAGAGAGAACAAGAAAGATACATTAAATAGATTAACATTCTATTTAGAAGATAGTTCAAATATTTTAAATTTAGGTTATGGTGATGGTGTAGATGCAAAATATTTTTCAGATAAGGGATTTAATATTAGTGCTATTGATATTTCACAAGTAGCTATTGACAATTTAAAAGACATAAATATAGATGTGAAAGTATATGATATTAAAAACAAATTAAAAGATGGTGGTTGTTTGTATATTACATCAAAAACACAATCATTTCAGGATAAAATAAAAACTGGAAAACAATTTTTACACAAGAAAGAATGGATTAAAATTTTAAATTATTATTTCCAAGATATTCGCATAACAGAACATTCTGGGAAATTATACAATAAATATTGTCAATGGTTAGAAATAGAATGTTATAAAATTAATGATGTATCAATATGA
- a CDS encoding AAA family ATPase, with protein MKKYLQFIIEKLSDNQEKYINLVINYLKKNADFDLFEYSEEFEVFKKNYQRKLIGKLFLIPKDRAVRFNFDKDRMVSIDMWNNFKFDFETIINKPDYTMDIEDSIVSILDDIVDFINGDFEIVEKLKDEPEIKIAEDENVNLNSFKINKKVLDDDINIFESIKLYTMQVAYKISNSLVISGLPGLGKSWDVEETLNNMRIDYISVSGDITTSGLYEILFLNRNKLILFDDIDSIFDSKESINLLKAVLDTKPKRKVSRILKTHFDSFNMTDDEIQSKYEETGKLPKQFEFTGRIIFITNRPGDELDPALISRSLFVDVNLNIKQIIQRIKSIIPNIQPRIPIEKKIDILNFMIDMSKHFELRFPLNLRTFIHCLNIRIANEFNVTINGETVPQWQRLIKQYLIKK; from the coding sequence ATGAAAAAATATTTGCAATTTATAATAGAAAAATTATCCGATAATCAAGAAAAATATATTAATCTAGTAATTAATTATTTGAAAAAGAATGCAGATTTTGATTTATTTGAATATAGTGAAGAATTTGAAGTTTTTAAAAAAAATTATCAAAGAAAACTTATAGGCAAATTATTTCTTATACCTAAAGATAGAGCAGTTAGATTTAATTTTGATAAAGATAGAATGGTTTCAATAGATATGTGGAATAATTTTAAATTTGATTTTGAAACTATTATAAATAAACCAGATTATACAATGGATATAGAAGATTCTATTGTATCTATTTTAGATGATATTGTTGATTTTATAAATGGTGATTTTGAGATTGTAGAAAAATTAAAAGATGAACCTGAAATAAAGATTGCTGAAGATGAAAATGTAAATCTTAATTCATTTAAAATAAATAAAAAAGTACTTGATGATGATATTAATATATTTGAATCAATTAAGTTATATACTATGCAAGTCGCATATAAAATATCCAATTCTTTAGTTATTAGTGGTTTACCTGGTTTAGGTAAGAGTTGGGATGTAGAGGAAACATTAAATAATATGAGAATAGATTATATATCTGTTTCTGGTGATATAACAACTTCTGGATTATATGAAATATTATTTTTAAATAGAAATAAATTGATTCTATTTGATGATATTGATTCTATATTTGATTCAAAAGAATCGATTAATTTATTAAAAGCCGTACTAGATACAAAACCTAAAAGAAAAGTGTCACGAATTTTAAAAACACATTTTGATTCTTTTAATATGACTGATGATGAAATACAATCAAAATATGAAGAAACTGGTAAATTGCCTAAACAATTTGAATTTACAGGTAGAATTATTTTTATAACTAATAGACCTGGTGATGAATTAGATCCTGCTTTAATATCAAGATCATTATTTGTTGATGTAAATTTAAATATTAAACAGATTATACAAAGAATAAAATCTATTATTCCTAATATACAACCAAGAATACCAATTGAAAAAAAGATTGATATCTTAAATTTTATGATTGATATGTCAAAACATTTTGAATTAAGATTTCCTCTTAATTTAAGAACATTTATTCATTGTCTAAATATTAGAATAGCAAATGAATTTAATGTTACAATTAATGGGGAAACTGTTCCACAATGGCAAAGGTTGATAAAACAATATTTAATAAAGAAATAA
- a CDS encoding thymidine kinase encodes MAKLYFRYSAMNAGKSLDLLKTAFNYEERGQNVLIFTSSLDNRYGTNKIKSRVGIEKEAISVDENTDIVKIFESQEKEISCVLCDEVQFFKKKHIKQLTEIVDRYNTPVICYGLRSDFRLEPFEGSMYLMAVADTIEELKTVCWCGKKATINARIVDGKITTTGEQVQIGGNESYISICRKHFKQGKISK; translated from the coding sequence ATGGCTAAACTATATTTTCGTTATTCAGCTATGAACGCTGGTAAATCACTTGATTTGTTAAAAACAGCATTCAATTACGAAGAAAGAGGTCAAAATGTTCTGATATTTACATCATCATTAGACAATCGTTACGGTACAAATAAAATAAAATCAAGAGTTGGTATAGAAAAGGAAGCAATTTCTGTTGATGAAAATACAGATATTGTTAAAATATTTGAAAGTCAAGAAAAAGAAATAAGTTGTGTATTATGCGATGAAGTTCAATTCTTTAAAAAGAAACATATTAAACAATTAACAGAAATAGTTGATAGATACAATACACCAGTAATATGTTATGGATTAAGAAGTGATTTTAGATTAGAGCCTTTTGAAGGTTCAATGTATTTAATGGCTGTTGCTGACACAATCGAAGAATTAAAAACTGTGTGTTGGTGTGGTAAAAAAGCGACAATAAATGCTAGAATAGTTGATGGTAAAATAACTACAACTGGTGAACAAGTACAAATAGGTGGTAATGAATCATATATTTCAATTTGTAGAAAACATTTCAAGCAAGGAAAGATTTCAAAATGA
- a CDS encoding T9SS type A sorting domain-containing protein, which produces MKNFIFILILSISIGLQAQENMNITGGIATGSNGELTYSVGCFYQTSTGSNGSIVDGIQQPFEILVITEIENLKGITLSMSVYPNPTTDYLILNVDNFELSNLTYQLFDINGSVIQSGYVSSKTNIAMSNFASSTYFIKVLQNGKEIKSFKIIKKY; this is translated from the coding sequence ATGAAAAATTTTATTTTTATCTTAATCCTATCCATTTCAATAGGATTACAAGCCCAAGAAAACATGAATATCACTGGTGGTATTGCCACAGGAAGTAATGGTGAACTAACTTATTCGGTTGGTTGTTTTTATCAAACAAGTACTGGTTCTAATGGATCTATTGTTGATGGTATTCAGCAACCTTTTGAAATTTTAGTAATTACAGAAATTGAAAATTTAAAAGGTATTACTCTTTCAATGTCAGTTTATCCAAATCCAACCACAGATTATCTAATACTTAATGTTGATAATTTTGAATTATCAAATTTAACTTATCAGTTATTTGATATTAATGGTTCGGTGATACAAAGTGGTTATGTGTCAAGTAAAACAAACATCGCAATGAGTAATTTTGCTTCATCTACCTATTTTATAAAAGTTTTACAAAATGGTAAGGAAATAAAATCTTTTAAAATAATCAAAAAATATTAA
- a CDS encoding DUF1566 domain-containing protein, whose protein sequence is MKKLSVLFVVFLISLFVFSQTPQKISYQAIVRDANNHLISNTQIGLEINILKGSPTGTVVYTETLAPTTNLNGLFSIQFGGGTEFNLIDWGSDSYFIQTKVDITGGTNYTIEGVSQILSVPYAFHAETAKNVTDISNITSVISDSINVICDNVYNSIADTANALRTYVDNAVSGSSSTYSIGDFAHGGIVFWVDETGQHGLVCAKNDVDDPLTVPTVETIKWHNNTTVATAPITRAKSSGPLSGKMNTYLIVSRSTAAGVTENYAAVLCSETPITEGGVTYGDWYLPSKDELLLMYANKSAINATAVANGGSALQNNTYWSSTEASQTNAIKVNMSTGFVGSVIKTDFAYVRAVRAF, encoded by the coding sequence ATGAAAAAGTTATCAGTTCTTTTTGTTGTTTTTTTAATTTCGTTATTCGTTTTTTCACAAACACCACAAAAAATTAGTTATCAAGCAATTGTTCGTGATGCCAATAATCATTTGATTAGTAATACTCAAATTGGTTTAGAAATAAATATTTTAAAAGGTTCTCCTACAGGTACAGTGGTTTATACCGAAACTCTTGCACCAACAACAAACTTAAATGGTTTATTTAGCATTCAATTTGGTGGTGGTACAGAATTTAATCTTATTGATTGGGGTTCAGATTCTTATTTTATTCAAACCAAAGTTGATATTACAGGTGGAACAAATTATACTATTGAGGGAGTAAGCCAAATTTTAAGTGTACCTTATGCTTTTCATGCTGAAACAGCAAAAAATGTTACAGATATAAGTAATATTACATCAGTAATTTCAGATTCGATAAATGTTATTTGTGATAATGTTTATAATTCTATCGCTGATACAGCTAATGCACTTCGTACATATGTAGATAATGCAGTAAGTGGAAGTAGCTCTACATACTCAATTGGAGATTTTGCACACGGTGGTATCGTATTTTGGGTTGATGAAACAGGACAACACGGTCTGGTTTGTGCTAAAAATGATGTTGATGATCCTCTTACAGTTCCTACAGTAGAAACTATTAAATGGCATAACAATACAACTGTTGCAACTGCACCAATTACAAGAGCTAAATCTTCTGGTCCTTTGTCGGGTAAAATGAATACTTATCTTATTGTATCAAGGTCTACTGCAGCAGGTGTAACAGAAAATTATGCAGCAGTTCTTTGTAGTGAAACTCCTATAACTGAAGGTGGTGTTACTTATGGAGACTGGTATCTTCCTTCAAAAGATGAATTGTTACTTATGTATGCTAATAAATCTGCAATTAATGCAACTGCAGTGGCAAATGGTGGTTCAGCATTACAGAATAATACTTATTGGAGTTCTACAGAAGCTAGTCAAACAAATGCTATTAAGGTGAATATGTCTACTGGTTTTGTTGGTTCTGTAATCAAAACAGACTTTGCATATGTAAGAGCTGTTAGAGCATTTTAA
- a CDS encoding DUF1566 domain-containing protein, with translation MSWFWQQQIEYDTNTGMSNIRRHTNWMSPNKIKQCIPDYVVVNDWFLPSKDEMKAMYDNLKVFGVGGFSNSYYWTSSEYNSTSIWRINFTSGSMSRVQKDLDLAHKVRPARVFTKEVDLYDLRDIGPYGGYIFYKDNSGSLYRYFEAAPSDLPSQYEWSNVYYSSANVGYTSIGRGYLNTQNIINQIGHIASAAQQCVDYINDNYNPLLITEHNEPKTSTNKTYLIDNSYLNIYDAELKSAWNNLASAITFDNTYANILSPNSNPYIRKVDTPDLVAYDFNFNIPSGATICGIELKITKSAYGMCDSGITFNADEQWYFDNNITHYTYDRLVTIDLNSGCTRTQQFKNYAKPYSQEIISKTISKNGTFLVSPDGYYVFPAIGIWNSTNETSIYGGETDLWCDIYKLTAEDLNSTGFSIVFGATQHVFKGYEENPTFFNIIQKRNWFATRYINGYDTYNMCYQISKLYDIKVRAFYKEPEPIYNMVYRDDIFTSANTLRTYDTYFKFQKCFNGICYSFAKSTNDIYNISLMTGDGKSLNNMYNEYNIIDKYMSNLYQVDVATTNNIDLTITHFIIDGVALKPGHLVLLLNQTLTQENDIYEVSNNYTLKLTNILLTRKSSWRAIFYVKLGSNAGKEFFLKNEGTQFPIIGEEKTFVEGHTWIIKHNIDYDITACKELVVDSSGNTLSNPCKILFTDYAVARTQKETNDWIPYDIYPNSSTNSNIIINYLDYQYVITNQYGELYYTMSGSSSSNTMYNWSGNTVFIIDPTFYSYSQIGDHIIISFRKYSTDFTDTEIFPTGSIFNYLTTIKNLDSNYLTINGEIPGWFFNEVTENEYTFRVRNLHFCNSSVSYSEINNQFANYLNVSPFGELIHFSSLDDKIRSSVIENSDYFRYFDFTTINISVSGVSAYTFDTKNAYQSYKLKPFLENLGQIPVNMYNESYLLSSQYVIEEMDTNWAFQGHTFTDSYFPIQSSLYKIIPNNKAKLLDFKPFTYIDFGLLYKVGGIPYTPYYFTTNSSRTLIYEVTDEYMLIEKPRIDIGISANTFDLINVSKIQDISDILYDIYLNYPHSHYYKYPDNIYTKICSQYALILKENEFVRNLTTGIIYQEDGIFNFDIFNTEIDENLNNIYDVNLTYKPIELIDVGIDKKTKLPYPLELKDLNIKYIDLLWYTGISHDSIVFDELTYHLNTTFVNNELYVNIKYQGIYDFAGNTTNVLYNSNEYLRNDATLVFDANTLVEKDLLYTYFIASPTATVYSYIKDIKIDDYNNKYYIYHTGRDNFSSYLLFANPSATTDAITKIDSDSIPSSIYQSHVLMYNEQNEIITAITYKSANATETCVIQDHVTVQNKHYDFVSADINYYTKYNNDGLNNILLDTYYNKKTCAIIAYEQDYKTILWYKKFFASQTNIQDTDTINSYTSNDTSLKIIKDDTNSYLYVSNRIPASNMLKSVSNDGSISTCIVTNNNYNYISLLKISTNGLYNWGKAIYTMDFNSPTDTNHFVKKMLYYEDNVYMLIKAQGRLLYEGVEYGVNNSVVYNDWYLPSWDELTLMYNNLHLSGIGYFNDDILSGTTPSYWSSSEYPASPSNFALRRQFLSGYSGITSKSSNLKMLIRPIRNFTSDLNYNIGDIGPSTGWIFYKVDNLNGTYTYYEVAPNDLNGSYAWSNVTNLSVGTSTSVGSGLANTNAIIAQPGHTTSAAYLASQYSIEVFNNNWNIFVFSFTKDGNLNWVKTLGGNNQDYATDMIVYDGLYGKYLLVSGYYNQSTVLDNNILYCQNTGSYMVKLNMLNGSVVGIKNKTCTEEIYINSMNIVNDSVYISGYYKGSAYFGGNRYPDNFKTTPKYSVFVEEIKINSF, from the coding sequence ATGAGTTGGTTTTGGCAACAACAAATAGAATATGATACAAATACAGGTATGTCTAATATAAGAAGACATACAAATTGGATGAGTCCAAATAAAATAAAACAATGTATTCCTGATTATGTAGTAGTAAATGATTGGTTTCTTCCTAGTAAGGATGAAATGAAAGCTATGTATGATAATTTAAAAGTATTTGGTGTAGGTGGATTTTCAAATTCATATTACTGGACATCATCAGAATATAATTCAACAAGTATATGGCGAATTAATTTTACGAGTGGTTCTATGTCCAGAGTTCAAAAAGATCTTGATTTAGCACATAAAGTTAGACCTGCTAGAGTTTTTACAAAAGAGGTTGATCTTTATGATTTAAGAGATATTGGACCATATGGTGGTTATATATTTTATAAAGACAATTCTGGTAGTTTATATAGATATTTTGAAGCAGCACCAAGTGATTTACCATCACAATATGAATGGTCTAATGTATATTATTCTAGTGCCAATGTTGGTTATACATCAATAGGTAGAGGTTACTTAAATACACAAAATATTATAAATCAAATAGGACATATTGCATCTGCAGCACAACAATGTGTTGATTATATTAATGACAATTATAATCCTCTATTAATTACAGAGCACAATGAACCTAAGACATCTACGAATAAAACATATTTAATAGACAATTCATATTTAAATATTTACGATGCAGAATTAAAATCTGCTTGGAATAATTTGGCATCTGCAATAACATTTGATAATACGTATGCCAACATATTATCACCTAATAGTAATCCTTATATTAGAAAAGTTGATACACCTGATTTGGTAGCATACGATTTTAATTTTAATATACCAAGTGGTGCTACTATATGTGGTATTGAATTAAAAATTACAAAATCTGCTTATGGCATGTGTGATTCAGGTATTACCTTTAATGCTGATGAACAATGGTATTTTGATAACAATATAACACATTATACATATGATAGATTAGTAACTATTGATTTAAATTCTGGTTGTACAAGAACACAACAATTTAAAAATTATGCTAAACCATATTCACAAGAAATTATTTCCAAGACAATATCAAAAAATGGAACATTTTTAGTTAGTCCAGATGGTTATTATGTATTTCCTGCTATTGGTATTTGGAATTCGACAAATGAGACAAGTATATATGGAGGCGAAACAGATTTATGGTGTGATATTTATAAATTAACTGCTGAAGATTTAAATAGTACTGGTTTTAGTATTGTTTTTGGTGCAACACAACATGTATTTAAAGGATATGAAGAAAATCCAACTTTTTTCAATATTATACAAAAAAGAAATTGGTTTGCGACTAGATATATAAATGGTTATGATACATACAATATGTGTTATCAAATATCAAAGTTATATGATATTAAAGTAAGAGCATTTTATAAAGAACCAGAACCAATTTATAATATGGTTTATAGAGATGATATATTTACAAGTGCTAATACATTAAGAACATATGACACATATTTTAAATTTCAAAAATGTTTTAATGGTATTTGTTACTCTTTTGCTAAAAGCACAAATGATATTTATAATATTTCATTAATGACAGGTGATGGTAAATCTCTGAATAATATGTATAACGAATATAATATTATTGACAAGTATATGTCAAATCTTTATCAAGTTGATGTTGCTACAACAAATAATATTGATTTAACAATAACACATTTTATTATTGATGGTGTCGCCTTGAAACCTGGTCATTTAGTTTTGTTATTAAACCAAACATTAACACAAGAAAATGATATTTATGAAGTTTCAAATAATTATACTTTAAAATTAACTAATATATTATTAACAAGAAAATCATCTTGGAGAGCAATATTTTATGTTAAATTAGGTTCAAATGCTGGAAAAGAATTTTTTCTAAAAAATGAAGGAACACAATTTCCTATTATAGGAGAAGAAAAAACATTTGTAGAAGGACACACTTGGATTATAAAACATAATATAGATTATGATATTACAGCATGTAAAGAACTAGTGGTTGATTCTTCTGGTAATACACTGAGCAATCCTTGCAAAATATTATTTACCGATTATGCTGTTGCTAGAACACAAAAAGAAACAAATGATTGGATACCCTATGATATTTATCCAAATTCATCAACTAATAGTAACATAATTATTAATTATTTAGATTATCAATATGTTATAACAAACCAATACGGTGAGTTATATTACACAATGAGTGGAAGTTCAAGTTCAAACACAATGTATAATTGGTCTGGTAATACAGTTTTTATAATAGATCCAACATTTTATAGTTATAGTCAGATAGGTGACCACATTATAATTTCATTTAGAAAATATTCAACAGATTTTACTGATACTGAAATATTTCCAACAGGTTCAATATTTAATTATTTAACAACTATAAAGAATTTAGACTCAAATTATTTAACAATTAATGGTGAAATACCGGGTTGGTTTTTTAATGAAGTTACAGAGAATGAATACACTTTTCGTGTTAGAAATTTACATTTCTGTAATTCTTCTGTCAGTTATAGTGAAATAAATAATCAGTTTGCAAACTATTTAAATGTTTCACCATTTGGTGAATTAATACATTTCTCATCACTTGATGATAAGATAAGATCAAGTGTTATAGAAAATTCGGATTATTTTAGATATTTCGATTTTACAACAATAAATATTTCTGTTTCAGGAGTATCCGCATATACATTTGATACTAAAAATGCTTATCAAAGTTATAAATTAAAACCTTTCTTAGAAAATCTTGGTCAAATTCCAGTTAATATGTATAATGAATCATACCTATTATCATCTCAATATGTTATAGAAGAAATGGATACTAATTGGGCATTCCAAGGACATACATTCACTGATAGTTATTTTCCTATTCAATCAAGTTTATACAAAATTATTCCAAACAACAAAGCTAAATTATTAGATTTTAAACCATTTACGTATATAGATTTTGGATTATTATATAAAGTCGGTGGAATTCCTTACACACCATACTATTTTACTACAAATAGTTCAAGAACATTAATTTACGAAGTAACAGATGAATATATGTTAATTGAAAAACCAAGAATTGATATTGGAATTTCAGCAAATACTTTTGATTTAATTAATGTTAGTAAAATTCAAGATATATCAGACATTTTGTATGATATTTATTTGAATTACCCTCATTCTCACTACTATAAATATCCTGATAATATATATACTAAAATTTGTTCACAATATGCTTTAATATTGAAAGAGAATGAATTTGTTAGAAATTTAACAACTGGTATTATATATCAAGAAGATGGTATCTTTAATTTTGACATATTTAATACAGAAATTGATGAAAATCTAAACAATATTTATGATGTCAATTTAACATATAAACCTATTGAATTAATTGATGTTGGTATAGATAAAAAAACAAAATTACCTTATCCTTTAGAACTTAAAGATTTAAATATCAAATATATTGATTTGCTTTGGTATACTGGTATTTCACATGATTCTATTGTATTTGATGAATTAACATATCATTTAAATACAACATTTGTAAATAATGAGTTATATGTAAATATTAAATATCAAGGTATTTATGATTTTGCAGGAAATACAACAAATGTGTTATATAATAGTAACGAATATTTGAGAAATGACGCAACTTTAGTATTTGATGCTAACACATTAGTAGAAAAAGATTTGTTATATACATATTTTATTGCTTCACCGACAGCAACAGTTTATTCTTATATAAAAGACATAAAAATAGATGATTACAATAATAAATATTACATATATCACACTGGTAGAGATAATTTCAGTTCATATTTATTATTCGCAAATCCTTCAGCAACCACGGATGCAATTACTAAAATAGATAGTGATTCAATACCTTCATCTATATATCAAAGTCATGTCTTAATGTATAATGAACAAAACGAGATAATAACTGCTATAACATATAAATCAGCAAATGCTACCGAAACATGTGTTATTCAAGATCATGTAACCGTACAAAATAAACATTATGATTTTGTTAGTGCTGATATTAATTATTATACAAAATATAATAATGACGGATTAAACAATATATTATTAGATACTTATTATAATAAAAAAACATGTGCAATTATTGCATATGAACAAGATTATAAAACTATTTTATGGTATAAGAAATTTTTTGCAAGTCAAACAAATATACAAGACACAGACACTATAAATTCATATACATCAAATGATACATCATTAAAAATAATAAAAGATGATACCAATTCATATTTGTATGTATCAAATAGAATCCCTGCATCAAATATGTTAAAATCTGTATCAAATGATGGATCTATATCAACTTGTATTGTAACAAATAATAATTATAATTATATTTCATTATTGAAAATTAGTACTAATGGCTTATATAATTGGGGTAAAGCAATTTACACAATGGATTTTAATTCACCAACAGATACTAATCATTTTGTTAAAAAAATGTTATATTATGAAGATAATGTTTATATGTTAATAAAAGCACAAGGTAGATTATTATATGAAGGTGTTGAATATGGTGTAAATAATTCCGTTGTTTATAATGATTGGTATTTACCTTCTTGGGATGAATTAACATTAATGTATAATAATTTACATTTATCAGGTATTGGATATTTTAATGATGATATTTTATCTGGAACAACACCATCTTATTGGTCAAGTTCTGAATATCCTGCATCTCCATCAAATTTTGCACTTCGCAGACAATTTTTATCAGGATATAGTGGCATAACATCTAAATCATCAAATTTAAAAATGTTAATAAGACCAATTAGAAATTTCACAAGTGATTTGAATTATAATATAGGTGATATAGGTCCATCAACAGGTTGGATATTCTATAAAGTTGATAATTTAAACGGTACTTACACTTATTATGAAGTAGCACCAAATGATTTAAATGGAAGTTATGCTTGGAGCAATGTTACTAATTTAAGTGTTGGTACATCAACATCTGTTGGTAGTGGTTTAGCAAATACTAATGCTATAATAGCCCAACCAGGTCATACTACATCTGCTGCATATTTAGCTTCACAATATTCTATTGAAGTATTTAATAATAATTGGAATATATTTGTATTTAGTTTTACAAAAGATGGAAATTTGAATTGGGTAAAAACATTAGGAGGTAATAATCAAGATTATGCAACTGATATGATAGTATATGATGGTTTGTATGGTAAATATTTATTAGTAAGTGGATATTATAATCAATCAACTGTATTAGATAATAATATTTTATATTGTCAAAATACTGGTTCTTATATGGTTAAATTAAATATGTTAAATGGTTCTGTTGTAGGAATTAAGAATAAGACCTGTACAGAAGAAATATATATTAACTCAATGAATATTGTAAATGACAGCGTTTATATAAGTGGTTATTATAAAGGTAGTGCTTATTTTGGTGGTAATAGATATCCAGACAATTTTAAAACAACACCAAAATATAGTGTTTTCGTAGAAGAAATAAAAATAAATTCATTTTAA
- a CDS encoding NUDIX domain-containing protein: MITKFSNLKDYGSVGIVFRYKNTILLVHPTDFKYNEWSYPKGHVENGENHKETAIREIKEELKVYLPSDFLDKSKEEELEPVIKSKGIKHYWFFRYQLNEDEFQKYFNGSFVIPKDKLQLEEVDEARFVDIEKAKKLLSSKFLGIL; the protein is encoded by the coding sequence ATGATTACAAAATTTAGTAATTTAAAAGACTATGGTTCTGTTGGAATTGTGTTTAGATATAAAAACACTATTTTATTAGTACATCCAACAGATTTTAAATATAATGAATGGTCATATCCTAAAGGTCATGTTGAAAATGGTGAGAATCACAAAGAAACTGCAATAAGAGAAATTAAAGAAGAGTTAAAAGTTTATTTACCAAGTGATTTTTTGGATAAATCAAAAGAAGAAGAATTAGAACCAGTTATAAAAAGTAAAGGTATCAAACATTATTGGTTTTTTAGATACCAATTAAATGAAGATGAATTTCAAAAGTATTTTAATGGTTCTTTTGTAATTCCTAAAGATAAACTTCAATTAGAAGAAGTAGATGAGGCAAGGTTCGTGGATATTGAAAAAGCTAAAAAATTATTATCCAGTAAGTTCCTTGGAATATTATGA
- the deoC gene encoding deoxyribose-phosphate aldolase — protein sequence MAKYNKMIDYTLLDNDATKEDIIRLCEKARIMNVKSVCVMPKHVIIAAEELSDCDILVCTVISFPEGTNTLKQKIAETNQVIQDGADEIDVVLDYQYLKKEWNDTASNGGDLEISKSQKLIKEISELVRICHANENKDGDEITLKVIVESGLLTPKQTEVATIICLESGADFIKTSTSKVAVGDELEKVKVMKDTIDKYIGEYDYYYEGFKMKINVSGNIRTIQDIKKFKPYVDRFSMDYVDVDKLNGLE from the coding sequence ATGGCAAAATATAATAAAATGATAGATTATACTTTGTTAGATAATGATGCAACAAAAGAAGATATTATACGACTTTGTGAAAAAGCAAGAATTATGAATGTTAAATCTGTATGTGTTATGCCTAAACATGTTATTATTGCTGCAGAAGAATTATCTGATTGTGATATTTTGGTTTGTACAGTCATTTCATTCCCAGAAGGAACAAACACATTAAAACAAAAAATAGCTGAAACAAATCAAGTTATCCAAGATGGTGCTGATGAAATTGATGTGGTATTAGATTACCAATATTTAAAGAAAGAATGGAATGATACCGCATCAAACGGTGGTGATTTAGAAATTAGTAAATCTCAAAAATTAATTAAAGAAATTTCAGAATTGGTAAGAATATGTCATGCAAATGAAAATAAAGATGGTGATGAAATAACATTAAAAGTTATTGTTGAAAGTGGTTTGTTAACACCAAAACAAACAGAAGTTGCTACCATTATTTGTTTAGAAAGTGGTGCTGATTTTATTAAAACTTCAACAAGTAAAGTTGCAGTTGGTGATGAATTAGAAAAAGTTAAAGTGATGAAAGATACTATAGATAAATATATAGGTGAATATGATTATTACTATGAAGGTTTTAAAATGAAAATAAATGTATCTGGTAATATCAGAACTATACAAGATATTAAAAAATTTAAACCTTATGTAGATAGATTTAGTATGGATTATGTTGATGTTGATAAACTTAATGGTTTAGAATAA